Part of the Zingiber officinale cultivar Zhangliang chromosome 8A, Zo_v1.1, whole genome shotgun sequence genome, cagtcgactggtaggcgaggttttcaacccgcggcctatataaccaaggcttggaagcactacaagaaaaaccctcatagacatcgatggaacaacaacagttttaagcaaaaaccgatgtctttaagTATTTTACACTGGTTTtttcaaaaatcggtgtctatgagcgcagattttcgctcatagacatcggttttttaaccgatgtctatgagtgactttttttttgttaatagacatcgattttaacagcgatttttaaaacccggtgttaatgaaccaaaaaaaataatttaatttttccaccagccaaaatttataacacttcacaaagttccctccaaacctaaactaatatcgcgccccttctctcagcctaagcctaaacctaaacctccgaccatctctctcagccttatctccctcttccccttcctggatcgacgccccttcctctcctgattaggatcaaaaccacctgcttcggtcctaagcaaaatcgcagcataaatcgttccattctgcctcctcgtctgatcctctcttcctcctcctccttcctctcttcgctcttcccggAAAAGGTAGGGGCCGACGAGATCCGAACAGCGAGAGGACGCCCACGACcaccatggcacggttggtcggcaacgtgagggaatccgaaggaagagagaacaaCACCGAGATCTCTGATCTTGTGTAAAGGGGTCTCCTTCTTCTGAAGCAGAGAGATCGAGTGCAGTACGAGAATAACGAAGTATGTCTGCCTGCTAAAACCCTAAAATTGCAGGCATAAAGGGCTCTCCGtgcttcattttctccttctcggcCTCTTCGCTCGCTGGGTACACGGTCATCTTCAAAACCTCTCGTTTCCTCTTTTCATTCTTCTTAATCGTCTGATTGCTAAAGGTTGAGGATGGGGCGGGGGAGGGTTGAGGTGAGGAGAATAGAGAACAAGATCAATAGGCAGGTGACCTTCTCCAAGAGGAAGGCCGGGCTGCTGAAGAAGGCCTACGAGCTCTCTGTTCTCTGCGACGTCGAACTCTCCCTCATCATCTTCTCCAGCCGCGGCAAGCTCTTCGACTTCTCCACCGCCTCCAggttttgtaatttaatttccaccctctagggtttttttttaattcagttttTGATACCTAATTCCACCCTCTAGAGTTCGTTTTCCTGGTACTGTCTGTTAGCCAAGAAAGACCCCCTTCCATCTCCTATCAGCCACTGCCCTCATCTTCCTTTTGTTCTGCTGCTTTTTTGATCTTAAATGCTTTTGGAATAATAGCATTTGCATTCAGGGGACACAATCTTGCTTTAGAAATCCAGGTATTTAGTTCCTGATCTCAAGTAATCATTTGAACAGATGGAGCTCTTGTTGCTTCAGTCACATTGCTTCTAGTTTTTTAGTAAAAGTGTGGTGGGATTGAAAGGTACAGATTCTTTACCCTCTTTACTGCCTTATAGAAATTGTTATATCTTGGTTTCCAGGCAACAATGGCATCAATTTTCAAACACCCTGCACATGTTCCAATGTGGAGGGGAGCCAAGGTCGCCTATCTTCTAATAGCAATGTGTTTATTCCCTATTGCCATTGGAGGCTTATGGGCTTATGGTAACCTAGTAAGTATGCCAGTCGATAATGAATATTGCATCttgttaaaagattttttgaattatgatttGCCTCTTACACCTTTATATGTTTTCCAGATGCCTCAAGGAGGAATACTAAATGCCCTTTATATATATCACAGCCATGATATCCCAAGAGGGCTTCTAGCAACAACATTCCTCTTCGTTGTGTTCAACTGCCTCAGCAGTTTTCAGATATACTCCATGCCTGTTTTTGACAGCTTTGAAGCAGGTTATACAAGCCGAACAAATCGACCCTGCTCGATTTGGGTTTGATCTGGCTTCTGAGTATTTTATGGCTTCATCTCGTTCTTCATTGGAGTAGCACTTCCTTTCCTGTCTAGTCTTGCTGGC contains:
- the LOC122010599 gene encoding lysine histidine transporter-like 8 codes for the protein MGRGRVEVRRIENKINRQVTFSKRKAGLLKKAYELSVLCDVELSLIIFSSRGKLFDFSTASSQERPPSISYQPLPSSSFCSAAFLILNAFGIIAFAFRGHNLALEIQATMASIFKHPAHVPMWRGAKVAYLLIAMCLFPIAIGGLWAYGNLMPQGGILNALYIYHSHDIPRGLLATTFLFVVFNCLSSFQIYSMPVFDSFEAGYTSRTNRPCSIWV